Proteins encoded together in one Temnothorax longispinosus isolate EJ_2023e chromosome 5, Tlon_JGU_v1, whole genome shotgun sequence window:
- the Mbc gene encoding dedicator of cytokinesis protein 1 isoform X3 → MTMTWKRIEEHSGIAIHNFAHPIPYAICLTVGEVVQITAECADWYYGRSKFKGTWGIFPKSYIHILQKSANTDNLVQEITNVLREWGHHWKHLYVTHSEHFETMQQQILDAIGYRSKILSGTLTVDELKDMKRLATAKIGTGNQLLGLDMVVRDEHGNILNPLETSTIQLYYHHETAAERIRKACNDTKKKPYKPQVPVYSHIFFVSVRNFVCKMAEDVELLLTLYDGREMKAITENYVVSWSKEGLARDIDQLHNLRVLFTDLGSRDLMRDKVYLACYVIRIGGMEAKEPDHRRSSVTQANQTKSKGAESMRRPFGVAAMDITLFITGKLEGDVEQHHFIPFIQCCEKDSLDGTLRRIIAQKETNIQKHVNGNIANVTGGQGLWTSLKLLRGDPKQVRDENPHLVLGNVAIARKMGFPEVILPGDVRNDLYLTLISGEFSKGSKSTDKNVEVTVKVCNEHGIAIPGVMTLGGGASPIDEYRSVIYYHEDKPRWCETFKIAIPIEEFKQAHLKFTFKHRSSNEAKDKSEKPFALSYVRLMQRNGTTLQDIQHELLVYKLEQKKYDESDISYFKLPSTRGELAELNMEKKPSLGSLTLSSKDSFLIATNICSTKLTQNVDLLGLLNWASHNTDLKESLAALMKVDGEEIVKFLQDVLDALFNILMSNSDSDVYDDMVFECLLYIIGLVSDRKYQHFQPVLDLYISESFSATLAYKKLIAVLRKRIDNVNNGDGQERDLLLKTMKSLQYCMRFIVESRLLFTELNQDEEEFSQTLTDLLRSIVNLMSHETDGTLLVQGACLKYLPTTIPHLLRVYSGKQLSTILTDLLVTLPTGRLTKQKMMTVNDIVHSPLFLNVDCRAILLPRITILVRDLLESKEEGLSSTPGKSVAKVARLLGENRHRLNQHRGYSEEVELCVKILSDILELTFRKDVGSTVSDVKEIMLTALRTIIQTVISMDRENPLVGNLVSVMLAIFRQMTQLHYEVYINHFGTKIDLLDFLMEILLVFKDLVSRSVFPGDWCEMIMLQNNIILNSLRYFSATIRDYFFTEFEHQAWSNFFHCAIAFLTQPALQLETFTSTKRNRIIKRYKDMRRATVFEIRSMWFNLGQHKILFVPSLVGAILEMALIPDTELRKATIPIFFDMMQCEYYSSRIVEGYGDTKRDPAHIKANFMEYENEMIAKLDILVEGGRGDEQFRTLWTDVMGSLCEKHSTMREQGLRFVDTIARLMERLLQYRDIIHAESQEHRMLCTVNLLEFYSEINRKEMYIRYVNKLCELHLECDNYTEAAYSLKLHSQLLAWSDQPLSPLLISHRYPLCQTHRELKEALYNDIIDYFDKGRMWECALAVCKELVSQYEEETFDYLQLSVLLRRMAKFYDCIIKQLRPEPEYFRVAYYGRGHPAFLQNKVFVYRGKEYERLSDFCTRTLNQLPNAEQMNKLSPPTTEMLESYHQYVQINKVEPLMDEKRHRLSGKPVTAEAVLRYHRVNDVQRFRFSRPAPRKEIIPTNSDKEKEINTSTNNSNEFASLWLERTVLVTSYPLPGILRWFPVTSSETYLVSPLRNAIETMEATNTALRDLIIANRSDPSLPLNPLSMKLNGILDPAVMGGIDNYEKAFLNAEYRDSHPEESSDLLKLEGLIAEQIPLLSLGLQLHKVRAPTELAPFHQRLEQCFMSMRTQVEAKYGKRTCDLQIESLTQTVTMRRPPISRGDNHCLSESNMNNSDYATHYRVSSLTRSQVATFKSLTSFNFNNSTPPSNAQSVNLSRNNSMRSHILSTASLQKALGNPSPGTYKKKDSKRRSSRKSDSATVTKTDQPTSQWYTTTEISHSSIQATSSVTSLISNLHSTHVFELRQELTPKRPLRSEAEKERRMSNRWSGQSHYLRNINNGLESSGLGKGNRDSVGTTDSTASEDDPPPPLPIKMREADYCNLPEELSNNRCAATLNNLNKSSGQLKNKLPTPTDDDVDSHSKPPTPPPKPKRPIHNLNKNTLASNDVENSPVEDSSTA, encoded by the exons CCATCCATAATTTTGCACATCCAATCCCGTACGCAATATGCTTAACGGTCGGAGAGGTTGTACAAATAACTGCGGAATGTGCAGATTGGTATTACGGCCGCAGCAAGTTTAAGGGTACATGGggaatttttccaaaatcctACATACATATCCTGCAGAAATCTGCGAATACGGATAACTTAGTGCAGGAGATTACTAACGTCTTGCGAGAATGGGGGCATCATTGGAAACATTTGTATGTG ACACACTCCGAGCACTTCGAAACAATGCAGCAACAGATTCTGGATGCGATCGGATACAGAAGCAAGATTTTAAGCGGGACTTTAACGGTAGACGAGTTGAAGGACATGAAGAGATTGGCGACAGCAAAGATAGGCACTGGGAATCAACTGTTGGGCTTGGACATGGTGGTTCGAGACGAGCACGGAAATATTCTGAATCCCCTGGAGACAAGCACTATCCAATTGTATTACCATCACGAGACTGCTGCGGAAAGGATAAGAAAAGCGTGCAATGATACCAAGAAGAAGCCCTACAAGCCACAAGTACCTGTATATTCACATATCTTCTTCGTTAGTGTGAGaaattttgtatgtaaaatGGCAGAGGACGTAGAGCTGCTGTTGACTTTGTACGACGGCAGAGAGATGAAAGCTATCACGGAGAACTACGTGGTATCGTGGAGCAAAGAGGGACTCGCGAGGGACATTGATCAGCTGCACAATCTTAGAGTATTGTTCACGGATCTTGGTTCCAGAGATTTAATGAGGGACAAAGTTTATTTAGCCTGTTACGTAATTAGAATAGGCGGTATGGAAGCCAAAGAACCGGACCACCGTCGCTCGAGTGTTACACAAGCTAATCAAACCAAATCTAAGGGCGCGGAAAGTATGAGGCGACCGTTTGGTGTAGCCGCTATGGATATTACCTTATTCATTACCGGCAAGCTTGAAGGTGATGTTGAGCAACATCATTTTATACCTTTTATACA ATGTTGTGAGAAAGACAGTCTTGATGGCACATTACGTAGAATTATCGCGcagaaagaaacaaatatcCAGAAACACGTTAACGGCAATATTGCCAATGTCACAGGTGGACAAGGATTGTGGACTAGCTTAAAATTGCTGAGGGGCGATCCGAAACAA GTACGTGATGAAAATCCACATTTGGTGCTCGGTAATGTTGCCATCGCGCGTAAAATGGGATTCCCAGAAGTTATTTTGCCGGGTGACGTACGTAATGATTTGTATCTGACGTTAATTAGCGGTGAATTCAGCAAAGGCTCCAAATCTACGGACAAAAATGTAGAAGTAACG gtCAAAGTATGTAATGAACATGGTATAGCGATCCCCGGAGTTATGACATTAGGTGGCGGCGCGTCTCCAATTGACGAGTATCGTAGCGTAATTTATTATCACGAAGACAAGCCTAGATGGTGCGAAACATTTAAGATCGCCATACCTATAGAAGAATTTAAGCAGGCCCACTTAAAGTTTACATTTAAGCATCGCAGTTCTAACGAAGCGAAAGATAAGTCTGAAAAGCCATTTGCTTTAAGTTACGTTCGATTAATGCAACGCAACGGCACGACTCTACAAGACATACAACACGAATTGTTGGTTTACAAGTTAGAGCAGAAGAAATACGACGAGAGCGATATATCCTACTTTAAATTGCCATCCACTCGTGGAGAATTg GCTGAATTAAACATGGAGAAAAAGCCAAGTTTAGGATCGCTAACATTAAGCAGTAAGGATAGTTTTTTGATAGCGACCAATATTTGCTCAACTAAATTAACCCAGAATGTAGACTTATTAGGTTTACTTAATTGGGCATCGCACAATACGGACTTAAAAGAATCTTTAGCTGCTTTAATGAAAGTTGACGGGGAGGAAATAGTGAAGTTTCTGCAG GATGTTTTGGatgctttatttaatatcttaatgaGTAATTCAGACAGTGATGTTTACGATGACATGGTCTTTGAGTgccttttatatattatcggACTCGTATCCGATAGAAAGTACCAGCACTTCCAACCAgtattagatttatatatttctgagAGCTTCTCTGCAACTCTTgcatataagaaattaattgcgGTATTACGCAAGCGTATAGATAACGTCAACAACGGCGATGGACAGGAACGAGATTTATTGCTTAAGACAATGAAAAGTCTGCAATACTGCATGAGATTTATTGTCGAATCTCGTCTTTTATTTACTGa gttAAATCAGGATGAAGAAGAATTCTCACAAACCTTAACTGATCTATTACGGTCTATCGTTAATCTCATGAGTCATGAAACAGATGGTACTCTCTTGGTTCAAGGCGCCTGTCTCAAGTACCTACCAACGACGATACCTCATTTATTAAGAGTTTATAGCGGCAAGCAATTAAGCACAATTTTAACAGATTTACTCGTGACTCTACCAACGGGTAGATTaactaaacaaaaaatgatGACGGTAAATGACATCGTCCACAGTccgctttttttaaatgtggaCTGTAGAGCGATTTTATTACCAAGAATTACTATACTTGTGAGAGACTTATTGGAGTCCAAGGAGGAG GGTCTATCGAGTACGCCTGGAAAGAGCGTGGCGAAGGTAGCCAGGCTGCTCGGCGAAAATCGGCATCGGCTCAACCAACACCGCGGCTACTCCGAAGAG GTGGAATTATGCGTCAAGATATTGTCTGACATCCTGGAACTGACTTTTAGAAAAGACGTGGGTAGCACAGTTTCAGATGTCAAGGAGATAATGTTAACAGCCCTGCGTACTATTATACAGACAGTCATATCAATGGACAGAGAAAATCCCTTAGTTGGAAATTTAGTTTCAGTAATGTTGGCGATATTCAG aCAAATGACACAACTCCATTACGAGGTGTATATCAATCATTTTGGAACAAAAATCGATTTGCTTGACTTTCTTATGGAGATACTGTTAGTCTTTAAAGATCTGGTATCTAGAAGCGTATTTCCAGGGGACTGGTGTGAAATGATTATGCTccaaaataacattattttgaattctttACGGTATTTCTCGGCTACAATTagagattattttttcacCGAGTTTGAACATCAAGCATGGTCAAATTTCTTTCATTGCGCTATCGCATTCTTAACTCAACCTGCCCTACAATTGGAGACATTTACGTCAACGAAACGAAATCGAATTATTAAGCGTTATAAAGATATGCGCAG AGCAACTGTGTTTGAAATCAGATCTATGTGGTTCAACTTGGGCCAACACAAAATACTGTTTGTGCCCAGTTTAGTTGGTGCCATCCTCGAAATGGCATTAATACCTGATACCGAATTAAGAAAAGCTACTATACCTATTTTTTTCGACATGATGCAATGCGAGTACTACAGTTCACGTATAGTGGAAGGATATGGGGATACTAAGCGCGATCCTGCTCATATCAAAGCTAATTTTATGGAATATGAAAACGAAATGATTGCAAAATTGGATATTCTG GTCGAAGGAGGCAGAGGCGATGAACAGTTTCGTACACTTTGGACTGACGTTATGGGTTCTTTATGCGAGAAACATTCTACAATGCGAGAACAAGGCTTGCGTTTCGTAGACACTATAGCTAGACTCATGGAACGCTTATTGCAATATCGCGATATTATTCATGCAGAATCCCAAGAACATCGTATGCTTTGCACtgtaaatttattagaattctATTCTGAGATTAATAGAAAGGAAATGTATATCAg ATATGTGAATAAGCTGTGTGAATTACACCTAGAATGCGATAATTATACAGAAGCAGCTTATTCTTTAAAGCTCCACAGCCAATTATTAGCATGGAGTGATCAACCTTTGTCACCTTTGTTAATATCACACAG aTATCCGTTATGTCAAACACACCGTGAGTTGAAAGAAGCATTGTACAatgatattattgattattttgataaaggAAGAATGTGGGAATGCGCCCTTGCCGTTTGCAAGGAACTAGTCTCACAATATGAGGAAGAAACATTTGATTATTTGCAACTGTCCGTACTATTAAGACGGATGGCAAAGTTTTATGACTGTATAATAAAACAGTTAAGGCCTGAACCAGAATATTTCAGAGTCGCATATTACGGCAGAGGGCACCCTGCCTTCCTTCAAAACAAG GTATTTGTTTATCGAGGAAAGGAATACGAAAGACTTAGTGATTTTTGCACAAGAACACTGAATCAGTTACCGAATGCAGAGCAAATGAATAAGTTGTCTCCGCCCACCACAGAGATGCTAGAATCATATCATCAATATGTACAAATCAACAAGGTAGAGCCACTGATGGATGAAAAGAGGCATCGCCTAAGTGGTAAACCAGTTACTGCAGAAGCAGTTTTAAG ATATCATCGTGTGAACGATGTGCAGCGCTTTAGATTTTCAAGACCTGCTCCGAGAAAGGAAATCATTCCGACAAATAGCGAtaaggaaaaggaaataaatactAGCACCAACAATAGCAATGAGTTTGCCTCGTTATGGTTGGAAAGAACAGTACTTGTTACAAGCTACCCGTTGCCAGGAATACTTCGATGGTTCCCTGTGACGTCTAGCGAGACATATTTAGTCAGTCCCTTGAGGAATGCGATTGAAACTATGGAAGCTACAAACACAGCATTGAGGGATCTCATTATTGCCAACAG GAGTGATCCCAGTCTTCCATTAAATCCTTTGAGCATGAAATTAAATGGCATATTGGATCCTGCTGTTATGGGTGGAATCGATAACTATGAAAAGGCCTTCCTCAACGCAGAGTACAGAGATAGTCATCCGGAAGAGAGTTCGGATCTTCTCAAGTTAGAAGGGCTTATTGCAGAGCAAATCCCTCTACTCAGCCTAGGTCTACAGTTACATAAAGTACGAGCACCCACCGAATTGGCGCCGTTTCATCAACGTTTAGAGCAATGTTTCATGTCAATGCGTACTCAAGTAGAAGCTAAATATGGAAAAAGG ACCTGCGACTTGCAAATTGAAAGCCTAACGCAAACCGTAACAATGCGGAGACCACCAATTTCGAGAGGAGATAATCACTGCCTGTCCGAgtcaaatatgaataattcaGA CTATGCAACTCACTACAGGGTATCCTCACTTACAAGATCCCAAGTTGCAACGTTCAAGTCGCTTACATCGTTCAATTTTAACAACAGCACACCTCCAAGTAATGCTCAAAGCGTCAATTTGTCAAG AAACAACTCCATGCGTTCGCACATCTTGTCAACGGCCTCTTTGCAAAAGGCATTGGGAAATCCAAGTCCAGGAACGTACAAAAAGAAGGATTCAAAGCGTAGAAGCTCGCGAAAGAGTGATTCCGCCACAGTGACAAAAACCGATCAACCGACCAGCCAGTGGTATACCACAACCGAAATATCCCACAGCTCAATTCAGGCAACATCGTCTGTTACGTCGTTAATATCTAATTTACATTCAACACATGTATTTGAGCTTCGACAAGAG CTCACACCAAAACGTCCCCTGAGATCGGAAgcggagaaagaaaggagaatgAGTAATCGTTGGTCCGGCCAATCTCACTATCTAAGGAACATCAACAACGGACTGGAATCAAGCGGTTTAGGGAAGGGAAATAGAGATAGCGTCGGCACAACTGACAGTACAGCATCCGAGGACGACCCGCCACCTCCTCTACCGATTAAAATGCGCGAAGCCGATTATTGTAATCTTCCAGAGGAGCTGTCTAATAATCGGTGTGCGGCTACTTTGAATAATCTCAACAAGTCTTCGGGACAGTTGAAGAACAAGTTGCCGACACCTACCGACGACGATGTAGACAGTCATTCTAAACCGCCCACACCTCCACCGAAACCGAAAAGACCGATTcacaatttgaataaaaacacGCTTGCCTCTAACGACGTCGAAAACTCACCTGTCGAGGATTCGTCGACTGCATAA